From the genome of Phlebotomus papatasi isolate M1 chromosome 2, Ppap_2.1, whole genome shotgun sequence:
tctaaattctgAAACATATCCGAGAATAGTTGTAAAAACCGAAAAGACATGGTTTTTATTGAAAGGAGGGAGGAGGGAAGAAAAAAtgtctggagatattgttttttattgggggtcatcgaataccgggaatcgatatctcttaccattactccaggacggtgacaagttgaaaaaaagatgATTGTGTAACTATATAGGGTggaaggaacgtctattgacactttaagaactcgtgtcagcaccttttgacaccctactctgtaccatttgggatacgaaatttgaacatctctgtttatagtaaaagatatattacagaaaaaacgttatattacttatattttactagatacattaaatatttttccaggggcccatcaagcgtaataaaaagtgaagctatttttcacttttccttgtaaaaattttgcagatattgcatctcgccttaaacaaatttgctcgtagttcttgtattatttcggcgagcataatgaaagatgtatttttagatagcttttaatgcactatttcgaaatatatcagactcataagtcaattctttttaggaaaaaacttgccaatagtcatcagtgcctctatgcaaaaacgtatggaaaaatgaaatgtcgagaggcccctgatttttcaatattttggcaaaagtgtcaataggggttccctgttgaacagacgttcctccgaccctactgTCTCTCTGAGGTCGAGCAGTCTTCTTTGCCTTTGACATACCTTCAACGTTGAGGTGACAAATCCTTAGACTTGCACCAACGTCTAGCGTCAAGGAGTCCTGAAAAGGACTGTTTGTTCTTGGATTGTTTTGTCTAATTTGTTGTTGCCGTGTTACGGCGTCGACTGTTGACATTGGTTACGCTGGGATAGTATTTACTCTTTCGTTTGTAAAACGGAGGCGAAACTACTATTATAGCCCAAAGCGCATGCAGGGAGGGCCacccgaaaaaaaatcaaattgcgtGGATTTCGAGATGCGTACAGGCTGTCAACTTCCTCCCCaggtcgagcagtaaaaagaatGTAATAAATAATGGAAGAAATTAGATCTCTTTGTTCCTTTTTATTGTCTTTTATTCAGTACGACCACATTAGAAACTTAACAAGATTCTTCATGTTTCCTAGCATAGAAATTGGAGAACATTATAGGATCATACAAAATATAGTAATTATTGAATTTACAGTatacaaaaattctttaaatgcttatgtaaaaaatatatatcaattagttctattaaaataaattaaataaatatttgttagaAAGATATAACGATGTTTAATTCTATCGCTGTAATCAATATTCTGGCATTAGTATGTACATTAGTTAACAAAGGTACATTACGACTAAACAGGAATCTTCTTATGAAGTATAAAATCCCATGTATCCTTCCATCGGAGATTTATCACATCTTCAGCACTTAGTTTTGTTCCACCGTAACTTAGTACAATAAACTTCCGGTAAACATATAGCACTACTGCGATCCATGCAAAAATGGCTAATCGCGATAGATGAAGGACAATGGGACGATTAAAGAAAAGCCTAAGCAGTGTGTGCAGATGTTCAATGACGAAGCATAGCAGGAGAATCTTGAAGATGAGTGCTGGGAAGTAATTATGAAGGAAGAGCGCTCTTTCGGTGAAGAAGAATGGAAGGTAGTTGATGAAGTAGCCACCGAGGAGTAGTTCTCCGACCAATTGAAATTTCTCCCATTCATCATCAGGCAGATCGAAGCACAATCTTCGTCGTCTGAGAAGGTAGAAGGCAAGAAGGGCTAGATATACGATGACGGAGATTGTTCCAGAATACCATATGGCTATGTTGCCTAAGAGATGAATCTGGCCATTGGATGTTTTGTCAACCCAGTAAGCAATACCTTTATCCATCAACACCCATTCAAGCGGTGTTGATCCGTACATGTGGCTATTGGCTTGAAGACCGTCGTTGTACCACAGCATCTTCAGTTGCAACTCAGTAAATTTGCGCAGGAAGGAAGGATTAGTTCGGGTTAGAGGAATCATTTCACGAGTCACCAGTTCACGTTCACGTTCCTTTTGATCATCTGTCTTTGTATAACGATGTTCTTCGACATTCCAGACGGTGCTTGGTTGTACAACAACACGATCCGATACAACTTCGTGTTGATTGAAGCCCCAGTCTGGCAATTGACGTCCTGAAAGACGTAGGGCAGTTCCAGTGCTGACATGAATTAGTCGCACATGGGAAGTAATGGCCTTCCAAATATCTCCCTCTTCGTTGCGATTGACAATCTCTACGCGCCATAGCAACTGACCCGGCATCGAGATGTTGTAGTCGATGTAACAGGAAACTTCCTGAGCCTGAGGTGTTACTGGAGCGGCTACGTCATGACTGTTTAGTGCCCTTGCCGTAAGACCATGCACTAAATGGATTTCATCACCATGTTTTATGGGATCAGGTTCATCTCCAACAACAAGATCGTTCCTCGTGGGTCGTTTAACAATCCACCAGTTGTTGACATCTTTCCAAGAATACGCCGTTACTTGTTGTTGATGTGATGATCCTCTCTTATCTGGATACTTGATGGGATATGTATGAGGGTGGGAATGAAGCCAACATGGTCGTCCAAATGTGGGCTTTAGAGTAACTTGAGACCCATGACTTATGACAATTGGTTGTTTGTTGATGATAGAAGCCAGACCTCCATCAAGGGAAGCTTGAAAGGCACTAGTCATGATAGAATCATGAGGACCAGCCTTATGTAGAACATTGAGGTGAACATAGAACACACTCATATAAATTGCCATAGGGATGACAGTAAAGATTGTTCCGATAGTCATAGTTTGCAGGATGATTTGCCAATCAGAAACATCCCTATCCCTCAGACGCTTCCAGATATTACGTAGAATTGAAAAACCCGCGAGGCAGCATGAGTAAAAGCCAACATATTTGACTGCAAGGGCACATGTGAATGCGATAGCCGCCCCTGTTGCATAAGCAAACCACAATGGGGTGTAAAGCCCTGCCTTGTGAAATTTTACCAGGAGTACTAGGCCCAACATGGTAAAGAATAAAAGAATTGGTTCCATTAAGATAAAACGTGATTGGGTTAGAAGAGCATTGTCGAAGATGATGAGAAATCCACCCAATAGGGCTGTCCAGCGATTCATACGCAAAGCTTGGAGCAGTTTGTATGTTAAAGGTGATAGAAGGCTTCCACAAAGGGCCGGAATAAAGCGCAACCAGAAGATCGGGACGTTctaaaacaagagaaaaaaatttaacaacCATGTTGTTGTGTGACaaaaggacattgggcaaaaatgtatgagagttggtctatgtggcaaccacagatgggactaggcgaattttataggtaatggtgtaggatgaaaaactaccgagacccaggacgatattcgCTGGGAGTCCGTCTAAAAACGCCTTtatcttttcgaaaaaatactattttgacatcgaattactcaacatcagccaaagggatcttcatgaaattcggtatggagtcaatgtacgacttaagctatttatccatggacactaccccctccccccacacctccttccagtagcccccatacaaaatgtagacttttttcattttaactttcctctgagaagaagtagaaagctgaaacttggtATGGGATCAAGTTTTATGAAAGGTTCCTTAACCATGTATATAGGCTCCTCCCCCCTCCACTCTTTTTTGTAGCCCCCATATAAAAAAACcgactttttccactataactcctctgtgaaaagaagtagaaatcagAATGATCAAGGGCAATGGAAGGCTTTTTAACCGTGTATATATACGTTTCCCCCTGCCACTCCTTCCAGCAGTCGCCATACAAAATGAAGACTTTCTCCAATATAACTCCTGTCTGAGAAAAGGTAAAAGGCTCAAAATCGGCATACGCACATGGTTTATGGAAGGCTATTCAGTCATATAAAATCTGATTAGgatttcaatagaaaataaaaaaaaaacaaataaaaaaataaatcacagttagaaaaaaagcaaaaaagggacagataatcctaaccggcttatgtaggtgagattcttaacgtgagctaactcggagtgcatgcaaattcgatttagagctgaagttgggagacgccattcagttatcttgaataaaattcgtgaaattatacaaattttgtatttaaaccaaaatatcaaggatttggatgaactggcacaaaagtgatatatgggtgaaatgtagaccagaatgtactctataattttcccatagaacatgaactcatcgattactcagaagccaagataagcgaggttttttgtttcttaacttgttttttcatccagagtgccccaagtagtcatttgttgaacttcaactatatcaaagaattgttgtattttgtgggactttccatttaaaaccatattttaagtgtctttgtggagtagaggcagtcaaattggcatctgagtgatttcaaagtgttattatgagaaaaatcaattttttcacacttaaacggcaaaatcggagtgatagcgtagtctgagcggaaaatgatgtatggacgaaatgtagagacaaatgtcctgtataattatgtcgaagtaatcatcaaaatcggttcagcgacagtcgagataattgaggttatgagacattgaaattggtttttcgactgtggcgcccctggtgttggtcccacgaagttcaaatgttctagaaagttgtagtatttggtgagatttttcgtttaagctctcattcatcaaaatcggtcacatagaaccggagatatgattttttgaattttgtgaactttgacccctcatatctccggttctgttttaaccacagcgcacaattgcaccattttggaaacgtcctagactggactacaacatactaaaatttcattaacttgcacaatgccgtttttgagaaaagtgactttgaatttcgatgaattttgacgctatcacagcgccacctgtggtgactttttgaacttccatctgaaagtgctcatcgagacgaaaccaaaaaggtaaaatttaggtcgctatgttagttagaaccggagatagaggccggtcaatgttcgaactttgaccccttatagctcgggtcaggggttatggatcgacttaaggttttttttgtttgataggtataatcaacggctacaacatactaaaatttcagcccgatgcacaatggaatttttgaggttTTTAACTTATaagctttaaaaattttctttttaataatagcgcccctagcggtggttttatgaactagcgatgttagaaggggaagtggcatttcatgagagctttccaaaaagccctcactttttaaattctgacaattagaaccggagttatggccattttaagaaattttttttggacccctatagctcgggtcaggggggtcgggggaccttaagtttggtattgatggaaagctctaaggcccagctataacatactaaaatttgagcccgctcgatgccataggggcgtaactattgagaaaacaaaaaaaggggggtcttcaaaatggcggaaggaggggtggggggtggggggtcaatgcaccaagttgcaattttcacccgatatataacctttgccgagaaccgcaagtcgatatcttttttagtttaggagctattaagctccaaagagcggccggccggccggccgggaacgtaaaatagtcacatatatattcgtgatcaggaagtggcgaaacacattttggccaagtttgaggtcgatcggacgacatgaaattttgttaggattatagtaggtgagattgttaagaatctcacctaatacaccgaatcagactctgttggatgtTCTAGggttagatgtaaaaccttttacaaattttgtttatcggtttcatttttattgctgattttcggtccacgaaaactgtctcgtcgttaaagggttacatttttaaataaaataatcttgGGAATTGACCTCAGTGTAAGGTGCTCCAATTTTCGAGAATGTATAATTTCCATCGTAGTTGATGATGGATGCCACTCCTGCTACAATCTGTTTTCCCAGGGGTGGATGTTGATCGAAGAAGAAAGTATTTCTCATGTACATTGACACATATTTCCCATAGTGGAGCTCATCGAAAACCACATCTCTTGGCTGGGACAGTCTGAATGTCCGGGTGAGAAATGCCAAGAGAAATAGTGTCCAAGCCACAAGATCCATCTCAATGGACACAGTAAAGCTATGATAACTTTCCTCCTGGCAAGGTATTTTCTCTGCATTCTTCACATGGTATTTTTCCAGATTGTTGTCAATGGGTTCCATGGCTTTCTCGCATTGAAGTCTTTCACTTTCTTCACTCATATCATCACTTTTTGTCCTCTTTTCCCGACTTTTGCGCTTTCTCACCTCATTATCCATTCCTTCGGCTTTCATTTGATTATCACTCGATTATCACTGATTACTTTTAGTGTTCTAACTTCTTAGTGCAAATTTGAGTTCTCTGTGACTTTTTTGTTAGTCTGACATGAAGCACTTCCACTAAGATACTGAGCAGTGATACTTCTTTTGCGTAGCTCTTTGAGTAGCACTGTGCAGAATAACGGGATACCTCAGGTACACAATGGCTCACCTGGTGCTTTTTCTCTACATTCCGGCGTTTTTTTTGTAGTCACTTGCCACCACCCCCCTGTCAATGTCGTTATTTTAGCAaattctctatagagaattCAAAAATCGAGCGTGAGGGCGGCGCGAGCGGTTGCGCGAAGAACTAGTAGCGAACTACTAGCGAATCTGGCGGAAAAACAATCAAAACCTCTTCTGACAGTTCCCACGCGAAGCAATTTCCTCGAATTAACTTGCGCAGTTCTTGTGGAAAAATCgggaaaatattgaagaaagtcCCGTAAAACCCAGTGAAAAGGTGTGTAAAAACTCTTGAATATATTTCTTTGTGCtgcaaagtgagaaaaaataggtgtatttgtgaaaaattgcatCAACGGCGACCAGCGAAATTCTCTGGAGGTGTCATTCCACAGGTATTGTGCCAATATGTTTTTTATTAATACGTGCTTACCCTAATGATTTGGCTCATAATACGTCAGATAAA
Proteins encoded in this window:
- the LOC129803399 gene encoding protein O-mannosyltransferase 1: MKAEGMDNEVRKRKSREKRTKSDDMSEESERLQCEKAMEPIDNNLEKYHVKNAEKIPCQEESYHSFTVSIEMDLVAWTLFLLAFLTRTFRLSQPRDVVFDELHYGKYVSMYMRNTFFFDQHPPLGKQIVAGVASIINYDGNYTFSKIGAPYTENVPIFWLRFIPALCGSLLSPLTYKLLQALRMNRWTALLGGFLIIFDNALLTQSRFILMEPILLFFTMLGLVLLVKFHKAGLYTPLWFAYATGAAIAFTCALAVKYVGFYSCCLAGFSILRNIWKRLRDRDVSDWQIILQTMTIGTIFTVIPMAIYMSVFYVHLNVLHKAGPHDSIMTSAFQASLDGGLASIINKQPIVISHGSQVTLKPTFGRPCWLHSHPHTYPIKYPDKRGSSHQQQVTAYSWKDVNNWWIVKRPTRNDLVVGDEPDPIKHGDEIHLVHGLTARALNSHDVAAPVTPQAQEVSCYIDYNISMPGQLLWRVEIVNRNEEGDIWKAITSHVRLIHVSTGTALRLSGRQLPDWGFNQHEVVSDRVVVQPSTVWNVEEHRYTKTDDQKERERELVTREMIPLTRTNPSFLRKFTELQLKMLWYNDGLQANSHMYGSTPLEWVLMDKGIAYWVDKTSNGQIHLLGNIAIWYSGTISVIVYLALLAFYLLRRRRLCFDLPDDEWEKFQLVGELLLGGYFINYLPFFFTERALFLHNYFPALIFKILLLCFVIEHLHTLLRLFFNRPIVLHLSRLAIFAWIAVVLYVYRKFIVLSYGGTKLSAEDVINLRWKDTWDFILHKKIPV